In Hymenobacter gelipurpurascens, one DNA window encodes the following:
- a CDS encoding transporter translates to MRKTILLTAAGLLLAGAARTLAQTTDPQLENGDSPFVRLIRPDRPGQTITTNMLYPGQFQIETGLNSYDRSSSVGYAGRTAWGNTLRVGFFNHIELRATQNYLRTPDVRPLTPEGTPAPYAGPAGFAPLNVGAKFLASTVQNAPSQVVLLLDMNLRNGNASFGEKQYEPGARLLVSQQLGQRFGLEGNFGFRQRGFKAEGTKQGQYLTTLALNGPLDAANHFGFFTETYATWQRQQGWLPGLTSGVYWRPLPGLRFDVNAGHGLTGAAGGFNVGGGLSMRLGK, encoded by the coding sequence ATGAGAAAGACCATCCTGCTGACCGCCGCCGGGCTTTTGCTCGCCGGCGCGGCCCGCACCCTGGCCCAGACCACTGACCCCCAGTTGGAAAACGGCGACTCGCCGTTTGTGCGCCTTATTCGCCCCGACCGGCCGGGCCAAACCATCACCACCAACATGCTCTATCCGGGGCAGTTTCAGATTGAAACCGGCCTGAACAGCTACGACCGGAGTAGTAGCGTAGGCTACGCCGGCCGCACTGCCTGGGGCAATACGCTGCGGGTGGGCTTCTTCAACCACATTGAGCTGCGCGCCACCCAGAACTACCTGCGCACGCCCGATGTTCGGCCACTCACCCCGGAAGGCACACCTGCTCCTTACGCAGGCCCGGCCGGCTTTGCACCACTCAATGTAGGAGCCAAATTTCTGGCTTCCACGGTGCAGAACGCTCCTTCCCAAGTAGTGCTTCTTCTGGATATGAACCTGCGCAACGGTAATGCCAGCTTCGGTGAGAAACAATACGAGCCCGGCGCCCGCCTGCTGGTTTCGCAGCAGCTAGGCCAGCGCTTTGGGCTGGAAGGCAACTTTGGCTTCCGGCAGCGCGGCTTCAAAGCTGAGGGCACCAAACAAGGCCAATACCTGACTACTCTGGCGCTCAATGGCCCGCTTGATGCCGCTAATCATTTCGGGTTCTTTACGGAAACGTATGCTACCTGGCAGCGTCAGCAGGGCTGGCTGCCGGGCCTCACCTCCGGGGTTTATTGGCGCCCACTCCCTGGCCTACGCTTCGATGTGAATGCCGGACACGGTTTGACTGGCGCAGCGGGTGGCTTCAATGTAGGGGGCGGCCTGAGCATGCGTCTGGGCAAGTAG
- a CDS encoding M20/M25/M40 family metallo-hydrolase → MKTALFISLLLYCTQAAFGQKKTVVTKSAGVASATVERVIRTLAADDMQGRASGTPGSQKAAEFLAAEFQRIGLQPLPGLQGFAQTFPTYEVRTAAAFVSINGAKVSPDKVLLISGQAHLNWTNADEPAPRIITVAADGNLMREVRPLLDPKENTIVFVDPAQAAAFTRLAGYMKRGGLRPDKPAEFTTLVVLGTPPPTPLKFMVAATTTIRTVELRNVVGMLPGKEEGRAAEKVVFSGHYDHLGYLAALKGDSIANGADDDASGTTGVVALAEYFKKKDDNARSLVFVAFAAEEIGGFGAKHFSQQIDPKQVVAMFNIEMIGKQAKFGPNTAFITGFDKSDFGKMLQENAKGSVFRFEPDPYPEQNLFYRSDNATLARLGVPAHTISTDQIPTDKLYHSVDDEVESLDLPNMTAVITAIGRSAAGIISGKQTPARIAPEQVSK, encoded by the coding sequence ATGAAAACCGCTCTTTTTATCTCTCTCTTACTCTATTGCACGCAAGCAGCTTTCGGCCAGAAAAAAACCGTTGTTACTAAATCAGCGGGCGTGGCGTCTGCTACAGTGGAACGGGTTATACGTACCCTGGCAGCCGATGATATGCAGGGCCGTGCCTCTGGCACGCCCGGCAGCCAGAAAGCTGCCGAATTTTTAGCCGCTGAATTTCAACGTATTGGTCTGCAGCCACTACCTGGCCTACAAGGCTTTGCGCAAACTTTCCCCACGTATGAAGTGCGTACCGCCGCCGCATTTGTTTCCATCAACGGCGCCAAAGTAAGCCCCGATAAAGTTCTGCTGATTTCGGGGCAGGCGCACCTGAACTGGACAAATGCCGACGAACCCGCGCCGCGCATTATAACCGTAGCGGCCGATGGCAATCTGATGCGCGAAGTCCGCCCGTTGCTGGACCCCAAAGAGAATACCATCGTCTTTGTAGATCCTGCCCAGGCCGCCGCTTTTACTCGCCTGGCGGGCTACATGAAGCGCGGTGGCCTACGCCCCGATAAGCCAGCGGAATTTACTACGCTGGTGGTATTGGGCACACCGCCGCCCACCCCGCTTAAGTTTATGGTAGCGGCAACTACTACCATCCGGACGGTAGAACTGCGCAACGTGGTGGGCATGCTGCCCGGCAAAGAAGAAGGCCGCGCTGCCGAGAAGGTGGTGTTCAGTGGCCACTACGACCACCTCGGATATTTGGCGGCTCTGAAGGGCGACTCCATTGCCAACGGAGCCGACGACGACGCCAGCGGCACGACCGGCGTGGTGGCCCTGGCCGAGTATTTCAAGAAAAAGGACGACAATGCCCGTTCCCTAGTCTTTGTAGCATTCGCGGCGGAAGAAATAGGGGGCTTTGGCGCTAAGCACTTTTCGCAGCAGATAGATCCTAAGCAGGTGGTGGCCATGTTCAACATCGAAATGATTGGCAAACAGGCCAAATTTGGCCCCAACACCGCCTTCATTACGGGCTTCGATAAGTCGGACTTCGGAAAGATGCTGCAGGAAAACGCGAAAGGCTCTGTATTCCGCTTCGAGCCCGACCCGTATCCCGAGCAGAACCTGTTTTACCGCTCCGATAATGCCACGCTGGCCCGCCTGGGCGTGCCCGCCCACACCATCAGCACCGACCAGATTCCGACCGATAAACTCTACCACAGCGTTGATGACGAGGTTGAGTCGTTGGATTTGCCCAACATGACGGCCGTTATCACGGCTATCGGACGCAGCGCGGCCGGTATTATATCAGGCAAGCAGACGCCCGCCCGCATTGCTCCTGAGCAGGTAAGCAAGTAA
- a CDS encoding META domain-containing protein, translating to MHSHSLLLASCFAISCLLVSCQPSRAPKSASALSPPTAELHTTRWALYSLDMQPLAVSPGNDIYFQLSATETYVEGQIGCNRFRGSFELPVEGQLRFGQLLLTKMNCPDLLIESRFMQALRSTRAYRISGDTLRLYDNKTAASLAELLASRP from the coding sequence ATGCATAGCCACAGCCTACTTTTAGCCAGCTGCTTCGCTATCAGTTGTTTATTGGTCTCTTGCCAGCCAAGCCGCGCTCCCAAGTCGGCATCTGCACTTAGCCCTCCTACCGCCGAGTTGCACACTACTCGTTGGGCGCTTTATTCACTTGATATGCAGCCACTAGCCGTTAGTCCCGGCAATGATATCTACTTCCAGCTGAGCGCTACTGAAACCTACGTGGAGGGTCAGATTGGCTGTAACCGATTCAGAGGTTCGTTTGAGCTGCCCGTAGAAGGCCAGCTCCGATTTGGGCAGCTATTGCTTACCAAAATGAACTGCCCGGATCTGCTGATTGAAAGCCGCTTCATGCAGGCCCTGCGCAGCACGCGCGCCTACCGCATCAGCGGCGACACGCTGCGCCTCTACGACAATAAAACTGCGGCTTCTTTGGCAGAACTGCTGGCAAGCCGGCCATAA
- a CDS encoding pyruvate carboxylase, producing the protein MNIRKLLVANRGEIAIRVLRAATELGITTVAIYTYEDRYSLHRYKADEAYQIGRDDEPLKPYLDIEGIIRMAKENGVDAIHPGYGFLSENAILARRCGEEGIIFVGPRPEVMEALGDKVAAKRVAVQCQVPIIESSEQDLTDVDIAKTEAHRIGYPVMLKAASGGGGRGMRVIRDDEELERGFFEARNEALKAFGDDTVFLEKFVERPKHIEVQLVADNYGGLMHLYERDCSVQRRYQKVVEVAPSLNLPDHMRHLLYEYALRLGRAVNYNNVGTVEFLVNPEHDRIYFIEVNPRIQVEHTVTEMITGIDLIKTQLHIADGRHLADPEIGLGPDVKPLKIGVAIQCRITTEVPENDFKPDYGTITAYRSAGGFGIRLDQGSVYTGVKVSPFFDSLLVKVSAHAPTLASAAQKMARTLDEFRVRGVGTNIQFLQNIIAHPVFAAGEANVDFIKDHPELFKFKARQDRATKVLSFLGDVIVNGNPDVKGHVDEKRELRKPRLPQYDPGVAYTPGTKDKLTELGPEEFSKWLRADTAIHYTDTTLRDAHQSLLATRMRTFDMLKVAERFAKQHPQTFSLECWGGATFDVALRFLHEDPWDRLAKLRKAVPNILLQMLIRGANGVGYKAYPDNLTERFVQQAAETGIDVFRIFDSLNWMPGMEACIGFVRNKTDRLAEASICYTGDILDPKRNRKYSLDYYLRLAKQIEDAGAHILCIKDMAGLLKPYAAQELITGLRDTVSLPIHLHTHDTSSLQAATYLKAVEAGVNVIDVALGSLSGLTSQPNFNSVVEMLRGQPRHREFNQYSLNEFSNYWETVREYYYPFESDLKAGTSEVFQHEIPGGQYSNLRPQAAALGLLDKFETIKSTFADVNLLFGDIVKVTPSSKVVGDMALFLVSNNLTTADVLEKGPSLNFPESVRELFRGDIGQPEGGWPTDVQKAILKDEKPFTDRPNEHLAPIDFDAEWKKFEEKFGARGKFTDLLSWLLYPKVFEQYWAHLQQYGEVSIIPTPVFYYGLEPGEETIIDIAKGKSIIVGLQSIGPVNDDGNRTIFFNLNGQTRNLEVRDTSVEVKRVHNAKVDKANPHQIGAPLQGMLSRVLVKDGEEVKRNAPLFIIEAMKMETTVTANEDTVIKGLHLGEGTLVNADDLILTLG; encoded by the coding sequence ATGAATATCCGCAAACTGCTGGTCGCCAATCGGGGCGAAATTGCCATTCGTGTCCTCAGAGCTGCAACCGAATTGGGCATTACTACTGTCGCTATCTATACCTACGAGGATCGCTACTCCTTGCACCGCTACAAGGCGGATGAGGCCTACCAGATTGGGCGCGATGATGAGCCGCTGAAGCCCTATCTCGATATCGAAGGCATTATCCGGATGGCCAAGGAAAACGGCGTCGATGCCATTCATCCCGGCTACGGTTTTCTGAGTGAAAACGCCATACTGGCCCGGCGCTGCGGAGAAGAAGGTATCATTTTCGTAGGCCCCCGGCCCGAAGTGATGGAGGCGCTTGGTGACAAGGTGGCGGCCAAACGCGTAGCGGTGCAGTGCCAGGTGCCCATCATTGAGAGCAGTGAGCAGGACCTGACCGACGTGGATATTGCCAAAACAGAGGCCCACCGCATCGGTTACCCCGTGATGCTGAAAGCCGCTTCCGGCGGGGGGGGGCGCGGTATGCGCGTAATCAGGGATGATGAAGAGCTGGAGCGTGGCTTCTTTGAGGCGCGCAACGAGGCCCTGAAAGCCTTCGGCGACGATACCGTATTCCTGGAGAAGTTTGTGGAGCGGCCCAAGCACATTGAGGTGCAATTGGTAGCCGACAACTATGGCGGCCTGATGCACCTCTACGAGCGCGACTGCTCCGTGCAGCGGCGCTACCAGAAAGTGGTGGAAGTGGCGCCCTCCCTCAACCTGCCCGACCACATGCGCCACCTGCTCTATGAGTATGCGCTACGCCTGGGCCGGGCCGTGAACTACAACAACGTGGGCACCGTGGAATTCCTGGTGAACCCCGAGCACGACCGGATTTACTTCATTGAGGTGAACCCACGCATTCAGGTGGAGCACACCGTCACGGAGATGATTACGGGCATCGACCTGATCAAAACCCAGTTGCACATTGCCGATGGCCGCCACCTCGCCGACCCCGAGATAGGCCTAGGGCCCGATGTCAAGCCCCTGAAAATTGGGGTGGCCATTCAGTGCCGCATCACCACGGAAGTGCCGGAAAACGACTTCAAGCCCGATTACGGTACCATCACGGCCTACCGCTCGGCAGGCGGCTTCGGTATTCGCCTCGATCAGGGCTCAGTATACACCGGCGTGAAGGTGTCGCCGTTCTTTGATTCCCTGCTGGTAAAGGTGTCGGCGCACGCCCCAACGCTGGCCAGCGCGGCCCAGAAGATGGCGCGCACGCTGGATGAGTTTCGGGTGCGCGGCGTAGGTACCAATATCCAGTTCCTACAAAACATCATTGCCCACCCGGTTTTCGCGGCGGGCGAGGCCAACGTCGATTTCATTAAGGACCACCCCGAGCTGTTCAAATTCAAGGCCCGCCAGGACCGCGCCACCAAGGTGCTCAGCTTCCTCGGCGATGTAATTGTGAACGGCAACCCCGACGTGAAAGGTCATGTGGATGAGAAGCGCGAGCTGCGCAAGCCGCGCCTGCCGCAGTACGACCCCGGAGTGGCCTACACGCCCGGCACCAAGGACAAGCTCACGGAGCTGGGCCCCGAGGAATTTTCCAAGTGGCTGCGGGCCGATACTGCCATCCATTATACCGATACCACGCTCCGCGATGCCCACCAAAGTCTGCTGGCCACGCGCATGCGCACCTTCGATATGCTGAAGGTGGCCGAGCGCTTTGCCAAGCAGCATCCCCAGACGTTTTCGCTGGAATGCTGGGGCGGCGCTACGTTTGATGTGGCTTTGCGTTTCCTGCACGAAGATCCCTGGGACCGGCTGGCCAAACTGCGCAAAGCCGTACCCAATATCCTGCTCCAAATGCTGATCCGGGGTGCCAATGGTGTCGGCTACAAGGCGTATCCGGATAACCTGACGGAGCGCTTTGTGCAGCAGGCCGCTGAAACCGGCATCGACGTGTTCCGCATTTTCGATTCTCTGAACTGGATGCCCGGCATGGAAGCCTGCATTGGCTTCGTGCGCAACAAAACCGATCGGCTCGCGGAAGCCAGCATCTGCTATACCGGTGACATTCTAGACCCCAAGCGGAACCGTAAATACTCCCTCGACTATTACCTCCGCCTGGCCAAGCAGATTGAGGATGCCGGCGCCCACATCCTGTGCATCAAGGATATGGCCGGCCTCTTGAAGCCTTACGCCGCCCAGGAGCTGATTACTGGCCTACGCGACACCGTAAGCCTGCCCATTCATCTGCACACCCACGACACCAGCAGTCTGCAGGCCGCTACGTATCTGAAGGCGGTGGAAGCGGGCGTGAACGTGATTGATGTGGCGCTGGGTAGCCTTTCGGGCCTCACATCACAGCCCAACTTCAACAGCGTTGTAGAGATGCTGCGGGGCCAGCCGCGCCACCGCGAGTTCAACCAGTATTCGCTCAATGAATTCTCGAACTATTGGGAAACTGTGCGCGAGTATTATTACCCGTTTGAGTCGGATCTGAAGGCCGGCACCTCTGAGGTGTTCCAGCACGAGATTCCGGGCGGACAGTACTCCAACCTGCGGCCCCAGGCGGCAGCCCTAGGCCTATTGGATAAGTTCGAAACCATCAAGAGCACCTTTGCTGATGTAAACCTGCTGTTCGGGGACATCGTGAAAGTCACGCCTTCTTCGAAAGTGGTGGGGGATATGGCGCTGTTCTTGGTTTCCAACAACCTCACCACCGCCGATGTGCTGGAGAAAGGTCCGAGCCTGAACTTCCCCGAATCGGTGCGGGAGCTGTTCCGCGGCGACATCGGGCAGCCGGAAGGAGGGTGGCCTACGGACGTGCAGAAGGCTATTCTGAAAGACGAAAAGCCCTTCACCGACCGACCCAACGAGCATCTGGCCCCCATCGACTTTGACGCAGAGTGGAAGAAGTTCGAGGAGAAATTCGGCGCGCGCGGCAAGTTTACGGATCTGCTTTCCTGGCTGCTCTACCCCAAGGTGTTCGAGCAGTATTGGGCGCACCTGCAGCAATACGGCGAGGTCAGCATCATACCGACGCCCGTGTTCTACTATGGTCTGGAGCCCGGCGAAGAAACCATCATCGATATTGCGAAGGGCAAGAGCATCATCGTAGGCCTGCAATCCATCGGGCCCGTGAACGATGACGGCAACCGCACGATCTTCTTCAACCTCAACGGCCAGACCCGCAACTTGGAAGTGCGCGACACCAGCGTGGAAGTGAAGCGTGTGCACAATGCCAAAGTAGACAAAGCCAACCCCCACCAGATTGGAGCGCCGCTGCAGGGCATGCTTTCCCGTGTGCTGGTAAAGGATGGCGAGGAAGTAAAGCGCAATGCCCCGCTCTTCATCATCGAAGCCATGAAGATGGAAACCACCGTCACGGCCAATGAGGATACCGTCATCAAAGGCCTGCACCTGGGCGAAGGGACATTGGTAAACGCCGATGATCTAATCCTTACACTGGGCTGA
- the rhuM gene encoding virulence protein RhuM/Fic/DOC family protein, producing MELTQDILLYQSADGQTQLDVQLQNETVWLSQAQMAELFGRERSVITKHLRSVFQSEELDEESNVQKMHIAFSDKPVTYYNLDVIISVGYRVNSKKGTQFRQWATQVLRQFLVQGYALNEKRLGEDARQLTELKRLLRLQGELLENQELTPDQTTALLRVLSDYARALDVLDQYDHQRLRITRTSPETPFELTYEAAMQAIDGLRKQFGGSVLFGREKDASFESSVRTIYQSFGGEELYPSVEEKAANLLYFVVKNHSFSDGNKRIAAFLFVWFMDKNGCLYKPDGSRRLADNALVALTLLIAESKPIDKEVMVTLVVNLINQEN from the coding sequence ATGGAGCTTACGCAGGATATCCTCTTATACCAATCGGCTGATGGCCAGACCCAACTCGATGTGCAGCTGCAGAACGAAACCGTGTGGCTTAGCCAGGCGCAGATGGCGGAGCTTTTTGGTCGTGAACGTAGTGTGATAACCAAACACTTACGTTCTGTATTTCAGTCTGAGGAGTTGGATGAAGAAAGCAATGTGCAAAAAATGCACATTGCTTTTTCTGACAAACCCGTGACGTATTATAACCTCGACGTCATTATTTCTGTCGGGTACCGTGTCAATTCCAAAAAGGGCACGCAATTCCGGCAATGGGCGACGCAGGTGCTCCGTCAGTTCCTAGTGCAGGGCTACGCGCTCAACGAGAAGAGACTGGGCGAAGACGCCCGTCAGCTCACGGAGCTGAAACGCCTGCTCCGCCTGCAAGGAGAACTGCTGGAGAATCAGGAGCTAACGCCTGACCAAACTACGGCTCTGCTGCGCGTACTCAGCGATTACGCCCGGGCCTTGGATGTACTTGACCAGTACGACCACCAGCGGCTGCGAATTACGCGCACCTCGCCCGAAACGCCGTTTGAGCTAACCTATGAGGCCGCCATGCAGGCAATAGATGGCCTACGAAAGCAATTTGGGGGTAGTGTGCTGTTCGGGCGGGAGAAGGATGCCTCATTCGAAAGCTCTGTGCGCACGATTTACCAAAGCTTTGGCGGTGAAGAACTCTATCCGAGTGTCGAAGAAAAAGCGGCCAATCTGCTCTACTTTGTGGTGAAGAATCATTCGTTTTCTGATGGCAACAAACGCATTGCCGCATTCCTTTTCGTGTGGTTCATGGACAAGAACGGTTGCCTGTACAAACCTGATGGCTCCCGCCGGCTCGCCGATAATGCACTGGTTGCCCTCACCTTACTCATTGCCGAAAGCAAACCCATTGACAAAGAGGTGATGGTGACCCTGGTAGTAAACCTGATAAACCAAGAAAACTAA
- a CDS encoding SDR family NAD(P)-dependent oxidoreductase, which yields MKFADKNILLVGASSGIGLATAQLLHELGANLYTASRHLSPELAALETTFLELDVTQPMGTALDGLPEVLHGVVYCPGSIKLRPFERIPADDFRADFELNVMGAVQVLQATMKRLKKANGASVVLFSTVAAETGMAFHASIATAKAAVEGLARALAAEYAASGIRVNAVAPSLTNTPLAAALLSTPEKVEAGAKRHPLQRIGEPQDLAYMASFLLSDHSSFITGQVLPVDGGMGRLK from the coding sequence ATGAAATTTGCCGACAAAAACATTCTGCTCGTTGGGGCTTCCTCGGGCATAGGCCTGGCTACTGCTCAATTGCTTCACGAGTTGGGCGCCAACTTATACACTGCTTCGCGCCACCTCTCGCCGGAGCTGGCCGCGCTGGAAACCACCTTCCTGGAGCTCGACGTGACCCAACCGATGGGCACCGCACTGGATGGCTTACCGGAAGTACTACACGGCGTGGTGTACTGCCCCGGCAGCATCAAACTGAGGCCTTTTGAGCGGATTCCGGCCGATGATTTCCGCGCCGATTTTGAGCTAAACGTGATGGGCGCCGTGCAGGTACTGCAGGCCACCATGAAGCGTCTAAAAAAGGCCAACGGCGCCTCGGTGGTACTATTCAGCACCGTGGCGGCCGAAACGGGTATGGCCTTTCATGCCAGTATTGCTACGGCCAAAGCAGCCGTAGAAGGTTTGGCCCGCGCCCTAGCCGCCGAATATGCCGCCAGCGGCATTCGGGTGAATGCCGTGGCACCTTCGCTCACGAATACGCCCCTGGCCGCTGCCCTGCTCAGCACCCCCGAGAAAGTAGAGGCTGGCGCCAAACGCCACCCGCTTCAGCGCATTGGCGAGCCCCAGGACCTGGCCTACATGGCCTCATTCCTGCTCTCCGACCATAGCTCGTTCATTACGGGGCAGGTGCTGCCCGTGGATGGCGGTATGGGTCGGCTGAAATAG
- a CDS encoding cryptochrome/photolyase family protein yields the protein MKITLFWHRRDLRQHDNAGLTAALQSGFPVVPVFIYDREILDLLPSRRDARVTFIHQEVERLARQTEQQGGAFLALYGRPLEVFAQLLSQYEVATIFTNEDYEPYAAERDNAIAALAAQHGATFQALKDQVVFAKNELLGKSGKPARVFGAYRKAWLEKLQDEHLRPYPSAELYTTEHLGHLPDAPPRPTLADMGFEEFRQEVPAAELPAESLVRNYHLTRDTPGRVDSSTRRSVHLRFGTLSVRELMRQARDLNPKLLAELIWRDYFMMLLWHYPGTATESFDPRLRQVPYRNNEEEFKAWCEGRTGYPLVDAGMRELNQTGYIPNRARIAAAGFLVKHLLIDWRWGDKYFADKLLDYDMAQNVGNWQWMAGTGVVAAPWFRVYSPQSQQEQYDPTFAYVWQWVPEFGTCEYPKPIVDHKFARQRAIDTLRAAYKASV from the coding sequence ATGAAAATCACCTTGTTCTGGCACCGGCGCGACCTGCGCCAACACGATAACGCAGGCCTTACGGCGGCTTTGCAAAGTGGCTTTCCGGTAGTGCCGGTGTTTATCTACGACCGGGAGATTCTGGATTTGCTGCCTTCGCGCCGCGATGCCCGCGTGACTTTTATCCATCAGGAAGTGGAGCGCCTAGCCCGCCAGACGGAGCAGCAAGGCGGCGCCTTTCTGGCTTTGTATGGTCGCCCATTGGAGGTGTTTGCGCAGCTTCTCTCACAGTATGAGGTGGCCACCATCTTCACTAACGAAGATTACGAACCCTACGCGGCCGAGCGCGACAATGCCATTGCCGCACTGGCTGCGCAGCACGGCGCCACCTTCCAGGCGCTGAAAGACCAGGTGGTTTTCGCTAAAAATGAGCTATTGGGCAAGTCGGGGAAGCCGGCCCGCGTGTTTGGGGCCTATCGGAAAGCCTGGCTCGAAAAGCTCCAGGACGAGCACTTACGCCCCTATCCATCGGCCGAGCTGTACACTACGGAGCACCTAGGCCACCTGCCCGATGCCCCACCCCGGCCTACGCTGGCCGATATGGGCTTCGAGGAATTTAGGCAGGAAGTGCCCGCGGCGGAGCTGCCGGCTGAGAGCCTGGTGCGCAACTACCACCTAACCCGCGACACGCCGGGCCGGGTTGATAGCAGCACCCGGCGCTCGGTGCATCTGCGGTTTGGCACCCTCAGCGTACGGGAACTCATGCGGCAGGCCCGCGACCTGAACCCGAAGCTGCTGGCCGAGCTGATCTGGCGCGACTACTTCATGATGCTGCTCTGGCATTACCCCGGCACCGCCACCGAAAGCTTCGACCCGCGGCTGCGCCAGGTGCCATACCGGAACAATGAGGAGGAATTTAAGGCTTGGTGCGAAGGGCGAACCGGCTACCCACTCGTAGATGCCGGGATGCGCGAACTAAACCAGACCGGCTACATACCCAACCGGGCCCGCATTGCCGCGGCTGGCTTTCTGGTGAAGCATCTGCTCATTGATTGGCGCTGGGGCGATAAGTATTTCGCCGATAAGCTACTGGATTACGATATGGCTCAGAACGTGGGCAACTGGCAATGGATGGCCGGCACGGGCGTGGTAGCCGCGCCCTGGTTTCGGGTGTACAGCCCGCAAAGTCAGCAGGAGCAATACGACCCTACCTTTGCTTACGTGTGGCAGTGGGTACCGGAGTTTGGCACCTGTGAGTACCCAAAGCCCATTGTAGACCACAAGTTTGCCCGTCAGCGCGCCATCGACACACTTCGGGCAGCCTATAAAGCGTCTGTTTAG
- a CDS encoding TetR/AcrR family transcriptional regulator codes for MEQQPSPSAAPETAATPKARIKQAYLDYVLRKGTPPASVYKLTQKLGLPEQEFYRFYANFAAIDRELWADFGREARTTAASEPVWAQYGAREKLLGFYYTLLEILKRNRSYALNSLHRSMPEFPGLTPRVLDDFRQEYEEFVGQILREGRRTEEVATRRLVEDQYPRAFWQQMLFVLGYFAKDDTVDFERTDAAVEKAVRLSFDLVGPNTLDSAVDFVRFLVRRK; via the coding sequence ATGGAACAGCAACCTTCACCATCCGCCGCGCCCGAAACGGCAGCTACCCCGAAAGCTCGCATCAAGCAGGCCTACCTCGACTATGTGCTGCGCAAAGGCACGCCACCGGCCTCGGTGTATAAGCTTACCCAAAAGCTAGGCCTGCCGGAGCAGGAGTTTTACCGTTTCTACGCCAACTTCGCCGCCATCGACCGGGAGCTGTGGGCCGATTTCGGCCGCGAAGCCCGCACTACGGCGGCCAGTGAGCCGGTTTGGGCGCAATACGGAGCCCGCGAAAAGCTACTGGGTTTCTACTACACGTTGCTGGAAATCCTGAAGCGCAACCGCAGCTACGCCCTGAACTCGCTGCACCGCTCCATGCCGGAGTTTCCGGGCCTCACGCCTCGTGTGCTCGATGATTTCCGTCAGGAATATGAAGAATTTGTAGGTCAGATTCTGCGGGAAGGCCGGCGTACCGAGGAAGTGGCTACCCGCCGATTGGTTGAGGATCAGTACCCCCGCGCTTTCTGGCAGCAGATGCTGTTTGTGCTGGGCTACTTCGCCAAAGACGATACCGTGGACTTCGAGCGCACCGATGCCGCCGTGGAGAAAGCCGTTCGCCTGAGCTTCGACCTGGTAGGCCCCAACACCCTGGATTCCGCCGTGGATTTCGTGCGCTTTCTGGTACGCCGGAAGTAA